The following proteins are co-located in the Larimichthys crocea isolate SSNF chromosome XXIV, L_crocea_2.0, whole genome shotgun sequence genome:
- the id3 gene encoding DNA-binding protein inhibitor ID-3, translating to MKAISPVRSVRNCYKAVCCISEQSLAISRNKHSCLEEPVGALCDMNDCYSKLKELVPSIPQNQSVSQVEILQHVIDYIFDLQIALEAEDAAAPEMVLSIKTADLTRNFSKEEGRLCH from the exons atgAAAGCCATCAGTCCCGTCCGCTCGGTGAGGAACTGCTACAAGGCCGTGTGCTGTATTTCGGAGCAGAGTCTCGCCATCAGCCGGAATAAACACTCGTGTCTGGAGGAGCCGGTGGGCGCCCTGTGCGACATGAACGACTGCTATTCCAAGCTGAAGGAGCTGGTGCCGAGCATCCCGCAGAACCAGTCGGTCAGCCAGGTGGAGATCCTGCAACACGTTATCGACTACATCTTCGACCTGCAGATCGCGTTGGAGGCGGAGGACGCAGCCGCGCCGGAGATGGTTTTGTCAAtaaag ACTGCGGATCTTACTCGCAATTTCTCCAAAGAAGAAGGGCGGTTGTGCCATTAA